One Salmo trutta chromosome 19, fSalTru1.1, whole genome shotgun sequence genomic window carries:
- the LOC115153747 gene encoding olfactory receptor 1496-like encodes MFLVFSEFKTNMDNTSVTVFTMTAYAVMENNKYLQFSIFMLLYILIISFNLLLIAVICCQRALHQPMYVFICNLAANGLYGSTGFLPSTLILLLSETYEISLPWCLIQIYWVHTYAAVEFHILAVMGYDRYVAICYPLHYHSIMSISKVCKLVALAWLYPFSLFLMYFCLTLRLKFCGRFIHFKLFCVNFELVKNACSNTFYHSIVGLVLIAFIMIPQLLMIIFSYAHIFRVCLKSSKESQVKALKTCIPHLLSVINYSIGGFFEIAQSRFNMSGTSFMFRIIMSLYYTLLTPLINPAIYGMANQAIRMHVLKLYRVSNRLASC; translated from the coding sequence ATGTTTCTTGTCTTTTCAGAATTCAAGACAAACATGGACAACACATCTGTAACAGTATTTACCATGACTGCGTATGCTGTAATGGAAAATAACAAGTACCTGCAGTTTTCTATATTTATGTTGTTGTATATTTTGATAATCTCTTTCAATTTGCTGCTGATTGCTGTGATATGCTGTCAGAGAGCTCTGCATCAACCCATGTATGTGTTCATATGTAACTTAGCTGCTAACGGACTATATGGTAGCACTGGATTTCTTCCCTCTACTCTGATTCTACTTTTGTCTGAGACATATGAGATATCATTGCCATGGTGTCTAATACAAATCTATTGGGTACATACATATGCAGCGGTTGAATTTCATATTTTGGCTGTCATGGGATATGACCGGTATGTTGCCATCTGTTATCCACTACATTATCACAGCATCATGTCTATTTCCAAGGTTTGTAAACTTGTTGCATTGGCATGGCTATatcccttttctctctttctgatGTACTTCTGCTTAACTTTGAGATTGAAGTTTTGTGGGAGGTTCATACATTTTAAATTGTTTTGTGTCAATTTTGAATTGGTCAAAAATGCGTGTTCTAATACATTTTACCATAGTATTGTAGGACTTGTGCTAATAGCTTTCATTATGATCCCTCAGCTCCTCATGATTATATTCTCATATGCACACATTTTCAGGGTCTGCCTGAAATCCTCAAAAGAATCTCAGGTCAAAGCACTGAAAACGTGCATCCCTCATTTACTTTCAGTAATAAACTACTCTATTGGAGGGTTTTTTGAAATTGCTCAAAGTAGATTTAACATGAGTGGGACATCTTTTATGTTTCGGATCATCATGTCACTATACTATACATTACTTACACCATTGATAAACCCTGCAATTTATGGAATGGCCAATCAAGCCATCAGAATGCATGTCTTAAAACTATACCGTGTGTCTAACAGGCTGGCCTCCTGTTAA